A single Phoenix dactylifera cultivar Barhee BC4 unplaced genomic scaffold, palm_55x_up_171113_PBpolish2nd_filt_p 000849F, whole genome shotgun sequence DNA region contains:
- the LOC120107395 gene encoding uncharacterized protein LOC120107395 has translation MLDKKVENLERQIEALRGRKTGRDGDFEFTTRSPFSQQIEEEPVPPRFKMPQVEPYNGRTDPLDHLESYRALMALQGASEALLCKAFPATLRGAAWLWFTGLKPSTISSFEQLGRQFASTFAASRPQRRTSDSLLDIKQKEGESLREYLDRFTAATWEVRELDQSIAMSALKTGARSYRFLFSIEKNFPADLTEMLVRARKYAKAEEAVASRRSGAEQTSKKQKRRREDRGRPGSPSPRRAENPPRLRHLPRLQGPPRQRSPSRPRPP, from the coding sequence ATGCTCGACAAGAAAGTCGAGAACCTGGAGCGTCAGATTGAGGCGCTCCGTGGCAGGAAGACAGGACGCGAtggtgacttcgagttcaccacgaggtcccccttctcccagcaAATTGAAGAAGAGCCGGTCCCACCaaggttcaagatgcctcaggtggagccctacaacggcagGACCGACCCCCTTGACCATCTGGAAAGCTACCGGGCCTTAATGGCCTtgcaaggagcctcggaggctctACTTTGTAAGGCCTTTCCAGCGACACTTCGAGGAGCAGCCTGGCTCTGGTTTACTGGGCTAAAGCCTAGCACCATTTCCTCCTTCgaacagctcggcaggcagttcgccagcacttttgctgccagccgacctCAGCGGCGGACCtctgactccctcctcgacataaaacaaaaggagggagagtctcTCAGGGAGTACCTGGACCGTTTCACTGctgcaacatgggaagtccgggagcttgaccagtcaatcgccatgtcagcaCTGAAGACGGGGGCCCGGTCTtatagattcctcttctccatcgagaagaacttTCCCGCTGACCTCACAGAGATGTTGGTTCGGGCGCGCAAGTACGCAAAGGCCGAAGAAGCGGTGGCTTCCAGGCGGAGCGGGGCCGAGCAGACCTCTAAGAAGCAGAAAAGGCGTCGCGAGGACCGAGGCCGCCCTGGAAGCCCGTCCCCGCGCCGAGCCGAGAACCCGCCTCGTCTGAGGCACCTGCCCCGGCTGCAAGGACCGCCTCGACAAAGGTCCCCTTCTCGCCCGAGGCCGCCATAA
- the LOC103701185 gene encoding cytochrome c oxidase subunit 6b-2-like, with the protein MAEIELKTAPADFCFPSANQTRHCFTRYIEYHKCLKAKGEDAADCQKFARYYRSLCPLEWIEKWNEQKESGTFPAPL; encoded by the exons ATGGCGGAG ATTGAGTTGAAAACTGCACCAGCAGATTTTTGCTTTCCCTCAGCAAATCAGACAAGGCATTGTTTTACTCGCTACATTGAATATCACAA GTGTTTGAAGGCTAAAGGTGAAGATGCTGCTGATTGTCAAAAGTTTGCCAGATACTATAGATCTTTGTGCCCACTGGAATGG ATTGAGAAATGGAATGAGCAAAAGGAGAGTGGCACTTTTCCGGCCCCCCTCTAA